In Anopheles gambiae chromosome 2, idAnoGambNW_F1_1, whole genome shotgun sequence, a single window of DNA contains:
- the LOC3290243 gene encoding venom peptide SjAPI-2 isoform X2, translating to MARLRVLALVLLVSCIVVIASAEKTDQEAEHGETVPATPEPSTTEATEEESPPPKIECTDPREVYNECGSSCDDRTCENIRRGDHLACTKHCVEGCFCRNGYVRDKHDRCIPSYRCGKA from the exons ATGGCGCGTTTACGGGTACTTGCACTGGTGTTGCTAGTCAGCTGCATCGTCGTCATAGCATCGGCTGAAAAAACTGACCAAGAAGCCGAACATGGCG AAACTGTACCGGCAACGCCAGAGCCCAGCACTACGGAGGCAACGGAGGAGGAATCACCGCCACCAAAAATTGAGTGTACCGATCCGCGCGAAGTGTACAACGAGTGTGGCAGTTCCTGCGATGACCGTACGTGCGAAAATATACGTCGTGGTGATCATTTGGCGTGTACCAAGCACTGTGTCGAAGGATGCTTCTGCCGAAATGGTTACGTGCGGGACAAACATGACCGATGCATTCCGAGCTACCGCTGTGGTAAAG CCTAA
- the LOC3290243 gene encoding uncharacterized protein LOC3290243 isoform X1 — translation MARLRVLALVLLVSCIVVIASAEKTDQEAEHGETVPATPEPSTTEATEEESPPPKIECTDPREVYNECGSSCDDRTCENIRRGDHLACTKHCVEGCFCRNGYVRDKHDRCIPSYRCGKGSL, via the exons ATGGCGCGTTTACGGGTACTTGCACTGGTGTTGCTAGTCAGCTGCATCGTCGTCATAGCATCGGCTGAAAAAACTGACCAAGAAGCCGAACATGGCG AAACTGTACCGGCAACGCCAGAGCCCAGCACTACGGAGGCAACGGAGGAGGAATCACCGCCACCAAAAATTGAGTGTACCGATCCGCGCGAAGTGTACAACGAGTGTGGCAGTTCCTGCGATGACCGTACGTGCGAAAATATACGTCGTGGTGATCATTTGGCGTGTACCAAGCACTGTGTCGAAGGATGCTTCTGCCGAAATGGTTACGTGCGGGACAAACATGACCGATGCATTCCGAGCTACCGCTGTGGTAAAGGTTCGTTGTAA